The Dyella caseinilytica genome has a window encoding:
- a CDS encoding DUF3667 domain-containing protein produces MKELTSFEGIKCTNCTTPLEGEFCHHCGQSVHSVLRPVHGLVEEFFEMFLHIDGRILHTVPPLFLKPGFLTLEYFSGRRVRYIAPFRLMFVLCLLSFFTLHLAADVISARVDQRHQHALITGSPSDFEDDDSADEVQKDLARKLASLEAARAANAQAGNNAAIATQIDSNEQQSRDNARQRLTELGMPASAASTAATQATASTPKKDEDRNTVDPVNIPWLPASANQRLTQLGQHMHDNVEAVFKGNPAERQEARERLITNVFGALPGTMLVLIPTFALLLTLVYIFKRRLYMEHLIVALHSHAFIFLSLLLIIVAGMLSTWLKPHAAWTGWVLGFGQGALMVWVPAYLLVMQKRIYRQGWVMTIVKFLLIGWAYIWLLSLALAMAAVLGLAH; encoded by the coding sequence ATGAAGGAATTGACCTCGTTCGAGGGCATCAAGTGCACCAATTGCACGACGCCGTTGGAAGGCGAGTTTTGCCACCATTGCGGCCAATCGGTGCACAGCGTGCTGCGCCCGGTGCACGGCCTGGTCGAAGAGTTTTTCGAGATGTTCCTGCACATCGACGGGCGCATCCTGCATACCGTGCCACCGCTGTTCCTCAAGCCCGGCTTCCTGACGCTGGAATATTTCAGCGGCCGGCGCGTGCGTTACATCGCGCCGTTCCGGCTGATGTTCGTGCTGTGCCTGTTGTCGTTCTTCACCTTGCACTTGGCGGCGGACGTGATCTCCGCACGCGTCGACCAGCGCCACCAGCACGCACTGATTACCGGTTCTCCCAGCGACTTTGAAGATGACGACAGCGCCGATGAGGTGCAGAAGGACCTGGCCCGCAAGCTGGCCAGCCTGGAGGCCGCACGCGCCGCCAATGCACAAGCCGGTAACAATGCCGCCATCGCCACCCAGATCGACAGCAACGAACAGCAAAGCCGCGACAACGCCAGGCAGCGTCTGACCGAGCTGGGCATGCCCGCTTCTGCTGCGTCGACAGCGGCAACGCAAGCGACGGCATCAACACCCAAGAAGGACGAAGACCGTAACACGGTCGATCCGGTCAACATCCCATGGCTGCCAGCCTCAGCCAACCAACGGCTTACCCAGCTGGGCCAGCACATGCACGATAATGTGGAAGCCGTATTCAAGGGCAATCCGGCTGAGCGCCAGGAAGCCCGCGAGCGCCTGATCACCAACGTATTCGGCGCCTTGCCCGGCACCATGCTGGTGCTGATCCCGACCTTCGCGCTGCTGCTGACACTGGTCTACATCTTCAAGCGCCGGCTCTACATGGAGCATCTGATCGTCGCCCTGCATAGCCATGCCTTCATCTTCCTGAGTCTGTTGCTGATCATCGTGGCCGGGATGCTTTCCACCTGGCTCAAGCCACACGCGGCGTGGACCGGCTGGGTGCTGGGTTTTGGCCAAGGGGCGCTGATGGTCTGGGTGCCGGCTTACCTGCTGGTCATGCAAAAGCGGATCTACCGCCAGGGCTGGGTCATGACGATCGTAAAATTCCTACTGATCGGCTGGGCTTACATATGGTTGTTGTCGCTGGCCCTGGCCATGGCCGCGGTACTTGGCCTGGCCCATTGA